Proteins encoded by one window of Gemmatimonadota bacterium:
- the mutL gene encoding DNA mismatch repair endonuclease MutL produces the protein MADQIKVLPEKLANMIAAGEVIERPASVVKELVENAIDAGGERISVEIKSGGKQLIRVMDDGGGMAREDAVLAFERHATSKIAGEDDLYRIGTFGFRGEALASIASVARVDLTTNTQGEAAGTRVRIDGGSAPKVTDAGRAAGTTVAVSQLFYNVPARRKFLRTTGTETRHVVSVVSSIAMAYPGTAFTLTVDGRDTLSLPAVSNTYTRAQAVMGNTLMNQMIPVTFDDDLVKIHGFISRPDAARVSRTHQHLYINLRPVSSRALNRAVFEGYGSILPRERFPVSVVFLNIDLDQVDVNVHPAKREIRFSDESKVYERLLRAIRLALQNSDVVPVFDTDTPDISGLSPAAAPGEVRAPVDVRVPVDEPAVARRTQIDLFGPVRGNDGDPTGEWTYTPADSERGARDEGVPGTVREHGDAEMVSLWQLHNAYILAQVKGGFMLIDQHAAHERVLFERALKTMGHESAPSRQLLFPVTLDLMVPQIALVREQFDHFARLGFNVKLFGEQTVVVDAVPCMAHSQDVDTLFHRMIENLQEMPEKNLKNEERIAMTFSGHAGIRKGDPLSQQEMNGLVNDLFATEMPYVTPRGRPTVVRMPLEEIERRFNRSS, from the coding sequence ATGGCTGATCAGATCAAGGTGTTGCCCGAGAAGCTGGCGAACATGATCGCCGCAGGCGAGGTAATCGAACGCCCCGCCTCGGTCGTGAAGGAACTGGTCGAGAACGCGATCGACGCCGGTGGCGAGCGCATTTCCGTGGAGATAAAGTCGGGCGGAAAGCAGCTCATACGCGTCATGGACGACGGCGGAGGCATGGCCCGTGAGGACGCGGTGCTGGCCTTCGAGCGGCACGCGACCAGCAAGATCGCCGGCGAAGACGACCTCTACCGCATCGGTACATTCGGTTTTCGGGGCGAAGCGCTGGCCAGCATCGCCTCCGTGGCTCGGGTGGACCTGACGACGAACACGCAGGGAGAAGCGGCCGGGACCCGAGTCCGCATCGACGGGGGTTCGGCGCCGAAGGTTACGGACGCCGGACGGGCAGCCGGTACGACGGTCGCCGTATCGCAGTTGTTCTACAACGTGCCCGCCCGCAGGAAGTTCCTTCGGACCACGGGTACGGAGACGCGCCATGTCGTTTCCGTGGTTTCCTCCATCGCCATGGCCTATCCCGGGACCGCCTTCACGCTGACGGTCGACGGCCGGGATACCCTTTCCCTGCCCGCCGTGTCCAACACCTACACCCGTGCGCAGGCCGTCATGGGCAACACGCTCATGAACCAGATGATCCCGGTCACCTTCGACGACGACCTCGTCAAGATACACGGGTTCATCAGCCGGCCGGACGCCGCCAGGGTTTCCCGTACCCACCAGCATTTGTACATCAACCTCAGGCCGGTATCCAGCCGCGCCCTGAACCGCGCCGTGTTCGAAGGCTATGGTTCGATTCTACCCAGGGAACGTTTTCCCGTATCCGTCGTCTTCCTGAACATCGATCTCGACCAGGTGGACGTCAACGTACACCCCGCGAAGCGTGAGATCCGGTTCTCCGACGAGTCAAAGGTATATGAGCGGCTCCTGCGGGCCATTCGGCTGGCGCTGCAGAACTCGGACGTGGTGCCCGTTTTCGATACGGATACGCCGGATATCTCCGGATTGTCGCCGGCCGCAGCGCCCGGCGAGGTGCGAGCGCCCGTCGACGTCCGGGTGCCTGTCGACGAACCGGCCGTGGCGCGCAGGACCCAGATCGACCTGTTCGGACCCGTGCGCGGTAACGACGGCGATCCTACGGGCGAGTGGACCTACACCCCGGCGGACTCGGAGCGCGGGGCGCGTGACGAAGGGGTACCGGGAACAGTCAGGGAGCACGGCGATGCGGAAATGGTATCGCTCTGGCAATTGCACAACGCCTACATTCTCGCCCAGGTTAAAGGCGGTTTCATGCTCATCGACCAGCACGCCGCCCACGAACGCGTGCTGTTCGAACGGGCGCTGAAGACGATGGGCCACGAATCCGCCCCCTCCCGGCAGTTGCTGTTTCCGGTTACCCTCGATCTCATGGTGCCGCAGATCGCGCTAGTCCGGGAACAATTCGATCACTTCGCCCGGCTGGGATTCAATGTGAAACTGTTCGGCGAGCAGACCGTGGTCGTCGACGCCGTCCCCTGTATGGCACACAGCCAGGATGTAGACACATTGTTTCACCGGATGATTGAAAACCTGCAGGAGATGCCGGAAAAGAACCTCAAGAACGAAGAACGTATCGCGATGACTTTCTCCGGCCATGCCGGAATCCGGAAGGGCGACCCGTTGTCCCAGCAGGAGATGAACGGGCTCGTCAACGATCTGTTCGCCACGGAAATGCCCTATGTGACGCCCCGCGGGCGACCCACCGTGGTCCGAATGCCGCTCGAGGAGATCGAACGCAGATTCAACAGGTCGTCTTAG
- a CDS encoding sorbosone dehydrogenase family protein encodes MTAIRLWAPRLFLLGFLVVAACGNTPAPGGESPESDPVLSRIRLPDGFRISVYASGVRNARAMAMGPGGTLFVGSRRAGNVYAVRDMDGDFVADEVLTLDSGLKMPSGIAFRDGALYVADINVVLRYDDIENRLYDPPEPVVVSRGFPTDRHHGWKFIRFGPDGKLYVPVGAPCNVCERADPRYATIMRMNPDGTDLEVYVSGVRNTVGFDWHPDTGELWFSDNGRDLMGNDIPPDELNRVTEAGQHFGFPYHHGTDIPDPEFGGGRPLDSLVPPVQDLGPHVAAVGMRFYTGDMFPPEYRHQVLIAEHGSWNRDERIGYRVTLVRLDGNEAVSYEDFAAGWLVDEEYSGRPADVEVMPDGSLLVSDDYAGVIYRITYGE; translated from the coding sequence ATGACCGCAATCCGACTTTGGGCACCACGTCTGTTCCTGTTGGGCTTCCTGGTGGTCGCCGCGTGCGGAAACACCCCCGCGCCCGGTGGCGAATCCCCTGAATCCGATCCCGTCCTCTCCCGCATCCGGTTGCCGGATGGCTTCCGGATCTCCGTTTACGCCAGCGGCGTCCGCAACGCGCGGGCCATGGCGATGGGACCAGGCGGTACCCTCTTCGTGGGCTCCCGGCGCGCCGGAAACGTGTACGCCGTAAGGGACATGGACGGGGATTTCGTCGCCGACGAGGTGCTGACCCTCGACAGCGGGCTCAAGATGCCGAGCGGCATCGCTTTTCGGGATGGAGCGCTCTACGTAGCCGATATCAACGTGGTGCTCCGGTACGACGACATCGAAAACAGGCTCTACGATCCCCCCGAACCGGTTGTGGTCAGCCGGGGCTTCCCGACCGACCGTCATCACGGCTGGAAATTCATCCGGTTCGGACCCGACGGCAAGCTCTACGTTCCCGTGGGGGCTCCGTGCAACGTCTGCGAACGCGCCGATCCGCGTTACGCGACCATCATGCGCATGAACCCGGACGGAACGGACCTGGAAGTCTACGTGAGCGGCGTGCGCAATACCGTGGGCTTCGACTGGCATCCGGACACGGGCGAACTGTGGTTCTCCGACAACGGGCGGGACCTCATGGGCAACGACATCCCGCCCGATGAGCTGAACCGCGTGACCGAAGCCGGACAGCATTTCGGCTTCCCGTATCACCACGGCACGGACATACCGGATCCCGAATTCGGCGGCGGGCGCCCGCTGGACTCCCTGGTGCCCCCCGTGCAGGACCTCGGTCCACATGTGGCCGCGGTGGGCATGCGATTCTACACCGGCGACATGTTCCCGCCCGAGTACCGCCACCAGGTATTGATCGCGGAACACGGGTCCTGGAACCGGGACGAGCGGATCGGATACCGGGTCACCCTGGTGCGTCTGGACGGCAACGAGGCCGTGAGTTACGAGGATTTCGCCGCGGGCTGGCTCGTGGACGAGGAATACTCCGGCCGCCCGGCCGACGTGGAGGTCATGCCGGACGGTTCTCTACTCGTTTCTGATGATTACGCCGGCGTGATCTACCGGATCACGTACGGGGAATAA
- the genX gene encoding EF-P lysine aminoacylase GenX, protein MSRIERLHSQGIQSYPARTGRTHTVRQAREPGAAGNATVIAGRLIRLDPRVGSGALEDWTGTVDLVLDDPALSGMLSRIRAGDLVECAGTCGDDAYTVTGLRLLAPCLRGAPEKEAAGGAPESEAASSAPDREVAGAVRLRADILAGTRAYFESRGFIAVDTPTFMAVPDLTPALSSFRTEYVDGEGGTRPLYLQTSPEHYMKRLLAAGCERIYQICRFYRNGERFDTHHPEFTGLEWYEAYADYETVMATTEDYVTSLAGTLNHGGELTYQGTAIDLRTPWPRYRMRDCFLDRSGIDLDVCDDLEAFSSAARARDYEVREDDDWDDLFHRVFLTAVEPALPADRPVFLTEYPARLPSLARRVPGKPRYVERFELYMGGLELANAFTELNDPVEQRARFEADLEVKRSKEGPDRYDGGVDEALLAALEYGMPPSGGIAFGLDRLAMLFADADTIDPVIMFRDF, encoded by the coding sequence ATGTCGCGTATCGAACGCCTCCACAGCCAGGGTATTCAATCGTATCCCGCCCGTACCGGCAGGACGCATACGGTGCGGCAGGCGCGGGAGCCCGGAGCCGCCGGAAACGCGACCGTTATTGCCGGGCGGCTGATCCGGCTGGATCCACGGGTTGGGAGCGGCGCGCTCGAGGATTGGACGGGCACGGTCGACCTCGTCCTGGACGATCCAGCCCTGTCCGGCATGCTATCCCGGATCCGCGCCGGCGACCTCGTGGAATGCGCGGGTACATGTGGGGACGACGCGTACACCGTTACCGGCCTCAGGCTCCTGGCCCCGTGCCTTCGCGGCGCGCCCGAAAAGGAAGCGGCCGGCGGTGCGCCTGAATCGGAAGCGGCCAGCAGCGCGCCTGACAGGGAAGTAGCCGGCGCCGTGCGCCTCCGGGCGGATATCCTGGCCGGGACCCGTGCCTACTTCGAATCCCGCGGGTTCATCGCCGTGGACACGCCCACATTCATGGCCGTTCCGGACCTGACGCCGGCCCTGAGTTCGTTTCGAACGGAATACGTGGACGGCGAAGGCGGAACGCGGCCCCTGTACCTGCAGACCTCGCCCGAACACTACATGAAACGCCTGCTGGCGGCGGGCTGCGAACGGATATACCAGATCTGCCGGTTCTACCGCAACGGGGAACGGTTCGACACGCACCATCCCGAGTTTACCGGCCTGGAGTGGTACGAGGCCTACGCCGATTACGAGACGGTCATGGCTACCACCGAGGACTACGTGACCTCGCTGGCCGGGACGCTCAACCACGGAGGCGAACTGACCTACCAGGGTACCGCGATCGACCTACGGACTCCCTGGCCGAGGTACAGGATGCGGGACTGCTTCCTGGACCGGTCGGGGATCGACCTGGATGTCTGCGATGACCTGGAGGCGTTCTCGTCCGCGGCCAGGGCCAGGGACTACGAGGTTCGGGAAGACGATGACTGGGACGACCTGTTCCACCGCGTTTTCCTGACGGCCGTGGAACCCGCGCTGCCCGCGGACCGGCCGGTCTTCCTGACGGAGTATCCCGCCCGGCTGCCGTCGCTGGCGCGCCGGGTTCCGGGCAAACCCCGGTACGTGGAACGCTTCGAACTGTACATGGGCGGGCTGGAACTGGCCAATGCCTTCACGGAGCTGAACGATCCGGTGGAGCAGCGCGCCAGGTTCGAAGCCGACCTGGAAGTAAAGCGATCGAAGGAAGGTCCGGACCGTTACGACGGCGGGGTGGACGAAGCGCTGCTGGCGGCGCTCGAATACGGGATGCCTCCGTCGGGCGGCATCGCCTTCGGCCTGGACCGGCTGGCGATGTTGTTCGCCGACGCCGACACGATCGATCCCGTAATCATGTTCAGGGATTTCTGA
- a CDS encoding alcohol dehydrogenase catalytic domain-containing protein has translation MRALMYLGTRQMEMREVEEPGVTPGHAVLKVGAASICGSDLHGFLGKSAKRVPPLIMGHEFTGEVVDLGRGAEGLSIGDRVTINPILSCGRCDECLRGRTSICPHRTVIGIEHPGAFANYVSVPAASCFRLPDHVGDLEGSMVESLSNALHIFDRSLHGFIRSVAVIGAGTQGLLALQVARHIGATRIAVTDRVPSRLVLATSMGATHAIDVRADDPVEAVFDMTDGQGVDLAVEAVGHTATQEQAVRMLRQGGEAVLLGLGAEAPMAIDGVAMVNRELVVRGSYAYTSVDFAYSLELISTGRIDVASMVVERDLEQGPGIFAKLVDDPGDLIKVALVPGS, from the coding sequence ATGCGGGCACTGATGTACCTGGGAACGCGTCAGATGGAAATGCGGGAGGTCGAGGAACCCGGCGTCACGCCAGGCCACGCCGTGCTGAAGGTCGGCGCGGCGAGCATATGCGGTTCGGACCTGCACGGCTTTCTGGGCAAGAGCGCAAAACGGGTCCCGCCGCTGATCATGGGACACGAATTCACCGGCGAGGTGGTGGACCTGGGCCGCGGCGCGGAAGGACTGTCCATCGGCGACCGGGTCACGATCAATCCGATCCTTTCCTGCGGCCGGTGCGACGAGTGCCTTCGCGGACGCACCAGTATCTGCCCTCATCGAACGGTCATCGGCATCGAGCATCCCGGGGCCTTCGCCAACTACGTTTCCGTGCCCGCGGCGTCCTGCTTCAGACTGCCGGACCACGTGGGCGACCTCGAGGGAAGCATGGTCGAATCCCTCTCGAACGCGCTGCATATCTTCGACCGCAGCCTGCACGGGTTCATCCGGAGCGTGGCCGTCATCGGCGCGGGCACCCAGGGGCTTCTCGCCCTGCAGGTAGCCCGGCACATCGGGGCGACCCGCATCGCGGTGACGGACAGGGTGCCCTCGCGCCTGGTGCTGGCCACCTCGATGGGCGCGACCCACGCCATCGACGTCCGGGCCGACGACCCCGTGGAAGCCGTTTTCGACATGACGGACGGTCAGGGGGTGGACCTGGCGGTCGAAGCGGTGGGCCATACGGCGACACAGGAACAGGCCGTGCGGATGCTCCGGCAGGGCGGCGAAGCCGTGCTGCTGGGCCTCGGCGCCGAAGCGCCCATGGCCATTGACGGCGTGGCCATGGTCAACAGGGAACTGGTCGTTCGCGGTTCCTATGCCTACACGAGCGTGGACTTCGCCTATTCCCTCGAACTCATCTCCACGGGCAGGATCGACGTCGCCTCCATGGTCGTCGAACGGGACCTGGAGCAGGGGCCGGGCATATTCGCGAAACTGGTAGACGACCCCGGCGACCTGATCAAGGTGGCGCTGGTGCCGGGTTCCTGA
- a CDS encoding tetratricopeptide repeat protein: protein MRMVNAITGIFVAAWITMAACLLAGCGESVPSRDVWEEALSAKHTGLAYLYRNDLEGAADSFESVIRLVPREPLGHANRAMALLKLRDYEQAAASVDRAVDLAPQDGEVLSIKSDIVAARGDREGALDLLAHAVGHNASDVVLRYKYLTEMRRLRGPDLQEEDALAELQAMLEYEPDNLAVLVELNAILIRLGRSREASAGYRRMSGLLAPVPEDIQTWLDRTLDALDRGDGPEAESSAGILGNLLVVDPAYRASRDRLGDPSQQSPPLYDFRTAPPDLAAAAADSLVDMQFVDAGNEWMDSILPGEERWTDLALADADGDGRLDLALAGRQGLTVLRNPLDGWEAVLSPWSGRDDSVRGDAAIRLAPGDFDNDGDMDILAAGTSYPQVYRNEGDGTFGLAQTLDPGESPVLFASVSRADFDHDGDLDVLASNMGVLRFYRHTEGGVFDEATSATGFLESASGVSGRTADGVLAAGVTADGVSGDSDSGVRPAQSLAWGDFDLDGAVDVVVLFDDGAHRLYRNLRQGRWVDWTERFGGIRWGGTKTVAAADFNNDGALDLFMAGTAAEGCRLLWNDNGRRFDGEDTPPAFSDACNGLDAAAVRPFDFDNDGFIDLALAGTSVPGMSGLRLVRNLGNGTFEEWADLLPGLPSAIEDVEVGDLDDDGDLDLAVLYDGRPLVLRNDGGNANGWLKVQLAAALEGSGKNNFYGIGSTIEVNAGAHYQSLMVDAAVTHVGLGSRETADVIRVIWSNGVPQNRIDPESRTLIVEPQRLKGSCPSLYTWNGDRFVFVTHLMTRSAIGALTETGAPAWPDAANDYVKIRGDQLRMRDGKFEVRVVEELWDAVYMDKMELLVVDHPAETDIFVDEKYLPPPYPDLAIHTVTEPRLPVAARDHRGNDILSALAARDSLYVGDYRLGEFQGVPEMHSITLDLGDLKGAERIHLYLCGWIMPVEPSSNLALSQRGNVAVVPPYLEVPDGRGQWRTVIPYTGFPSGEHKTVFIDLTDRFPAEDYRVRLTTNLELYWSEAFFTVDEPVRTETRITRLSPDTADLHYRGYSREYRTATYGPFIRDYQVLSGEPQWLPFAGFRTRYGDVTPLLRASDNRYAIYSSGEEIKVTFEAADLPEPPPGWTRNFVLHTDGWLKEGDLNTATAATIEPLPFHGMAGYPYGPELRYPDESGLRAYRSAYNTRWVSQENFREALRRHGPGR, encoded by the coding sequence ATGCGGATGGTAAACGCCATTACTGGTATATTTGTGGCCGCGTGGATAACGATGGCCGCGTGCCTGCTCGCGGGCTGTGGTGAGTCCGTCCCTTCCCGCGACGTGTGGGAGGAAGCCCTTTCCGCGAAGCACACGGGGCTGGCCTACCTGTATCGGAACGACCTGGAAGGCGCGGCAGATTCCTTCGAGTCGGTGATCCGGCTGGTTCCGCGCGAGCCGCTCGGTCACGCGAACCGGGCCATGGCGCTGCTGAAACTACGAGACTACGAACAGGCCGCCGCATCCGTCGACCGGGCCGTGGATCTGGCCCCGCAGGACGGTGAGGTCCTTTCCATCAAATCCGATATCGTGGCGGCGCGGGGAGACCGCGAAGGCGCCCTGGACCTGTTGGCCCACGCCGTTGGACACAACGCGTCCGATGTGGTGCTCCGGTACAAGTATCTTACCGAGATGAGAAGGTTGCGAGGTCCGGATCTCCAGGAGGAGGACGCCCTGGCCGAACTGCAGGCCATGCTCGAATACGAACCGGATAACCTGGCCGTGCTCGTCGAGTTGAACGCAATCCTGATCCGGCTGGGCCGGTCGCGGGAAGCATCGGCCGGATACCGGCGGATGTCCGGGTTGCTCGCGCCCGTTCCCGAAGACATTCAGACCTGGCTGGACCGGACGCTGGACGCATTGGATCGCGGGGATGGACCGGAAGCCGAATCCAGCGCGGGTATCCTGGGCAACCTGCTGGTGGTGGACCCGGCCTACCGGGCATCGCGGGACCGCCTGGGGGATCCTTCGCAGCAGTCGCCCCCGCTCTACGATTTTCGGACGGCGCCGCCCGACCTGGCGGCAGCGGCCGCGGATTCACTCGTGGATATGCAGTTCGTGGATGCGGGCAACGAGTGGATGGACAGTATCCTGCCTGGCGAGGAGCGATGGACGGACCTGGCGCTGGCGGATGCGGACGGGGACGGGCGGCTGGACCTGGCGCTGGCGGGCCGGCAAGGGCTGACCGTCCTGCGCAACCCCTTGGACGGTTGGGAAGCCGTTTTGAGTCCATGGTCGGGAAGGGACGACTCGGTCCGGGGAGACGCGGCCATTCGACTTGCGCCAGGTGACTTCGACAATGACGGCGATATGGACATTCTGGCAGCCGGTACATCATACCCCCAGGTGTACCGCAACGAAGGGGATGGGACATTCGGCCTGGCGCAGACTCTGGACCCGGGAGAAAGCCCGGTGCTATTCGCCTCCGTTTCCCGGGCAGATTTCGACCACGACGGGGACCTGGACGTGCTGGCGTCCAATATGGGCGTGCTTCGGTTCTACCGACATACGGAGGGAGGGGTTTTCGACGAGGCCACCTCCGCGACGGGCTTTCTCGAATCGGCGTCCGGCGTTTCCGGCAGGACCGCTGACGGCGTTCTCGCTGCTGGTGTTACTGCTGATGGTGTTTCCGGTGATAGTGATTCCGGAGTGCGGCCCGCCCAGTCGCTGGCCTGGGGCGACTTCGACCTGGACGGCGCCGTGGACGTCGTCGTGCTGTTCGACGACGGCGCGCACCGGTTGTACCGGAACCTGCGGCAGGGAAGGTGGGTGGACTGGACGGAACGTTTCGGCGGAATTCGGTGGGGAGGCACGAAGACGGTCGCCGCGGCCGATTTCAATAACGACGGCGCGCTGGACCTTTTTATGGCGGGGACCGCCGCCGAGGGCTGCCGGCTGTTGTGGAACGACAATGGGCGCCGTTTCGACGGGGAGGACACGCCCCCGGCGTTCAGCGACGCGTGTAACGGTCTCGATGCCGCCGCCGTCCGGCCCTTCGATTTCGACAATGACGGATTCATCGATCTCGCGCTCGCCGGAACATCGGTGCCGGGCATGTCGGGACTCAGGCTGGTCAGGAACCTGGGCAACGGTACATTTGAGGAATGGGCCGACCTGCTCCCCGGCCTGCCGTCGGCCATCGAAGACGTGGAGGTCGGCGACCTGGACGATGACGGCGACCTGGATCTCGCCGTGCTGTACGATGGCCGTCCCCTGGTGCTGCGAAACGACGGCGGCAACGCGAACGGCTGGCTCAAGGTGCAGCTCGCCGCGGCTCTGGAAGGAAGCGGCAAGAACAATTTCTACGGCATAGGGTCCACCATAGAGGTAAACGCCGGGGCGCATTACCAGTCGCTGATGGTCGACGCGGCCGTCACCCACGTCGGCCTCGGCAGCCGGGAAACGGCCGACGTGATCCGGGTAATCTGGAGCAACGGCGTCCCCCAGAACCGGATCGATCCGGAATCCCGCACGCTTATCGTCGAACCGCAGCGGCTCAAGGGATCCTGCCCGTCGCTATACACCTGGAACGGCGACCGGTTCGTCTTCGTCACCCACCTGATGACCCGGAGCGCCATCGGCGCCCTGACGGAAACCGGCGCGCCGGCCTGGCCGGACGCGGCGAACGACTACGTGAAGATCCGGGGCGACCAGCTGCGGATGCGGGACGGGAAGTTCGAGGTCCGTGTCGTGGAGGAACTGTGGGACGCCGTGTACATGGACAAAATGGAATTGCTGGTCGTCGACCACCCGGCGGAGACGGACATCTTCGTGGATGAGAAGTACCTCCCGCCGCCCTACCCCGATCTCGCCATCCATACGGTGACCGAACCGCGCCTGCCCGTGGCGGCCCGCGACCACCGCGGTAACGACATCCTGTCCGCCCTCGCCGCCCGGGACAGCCTGTACGTCGGGGACTACAGGCTCGGCGAATTCCAGGGCGTACCAGAAATGCATTCCATTACACTGGACTTGGGCGACCTGAAGGGCGCGGAGCGGATCCACCTGTACCTGTGCGGCTGGATCATGCCGGTCGAGCCCAGTTCCAACCTGGCCCTGTCCCAGCGCGGCAACGTCGCCGTGGTCCCGCCGTACCTGGAAGTGCCGGACGGCAGGGGACAGTGGCGGACCGTGATACCGTACACCGGCTTTCCATCGGGGGAACACAAGACCGTTTTCATCGACCTGACGGACCGTTTCCCTGCCGAAGACTACCGGGTAAGGCTCACCACGAACCTGGAGTTGTACTGGAGCGAGGCTTTTTTCACCGTCGACGAACCCGTACGGACCGAAACGCGCATTACCCGGCTGTCGCCCGATACGGCGGATCTGCACTACCGCGGCTACTCCCGGGAGTACCGGACGGCGACCTATGGCCCGTTTATCCGGGATTACCAGGTGCTGAGCGGCGAACCCCAGTGGTTGCCCTTCGCGGGATTCCGGACGCGTTACGGCGACGTGACGCCCCTGCTGCGGGCATCCGACAACCGATACGCCATTTACAGTTCGGGGGAGGAAATCAAGGTGACCTTCGAAGCGGCGGACCTGCCCGAACCGCCGCCCGGCTGGACGAGGAACTTCGTCCTGCACACCGACGGCTGGCTGAAGGAGGGCGACCTGAACACGGCGACGGCCGCCACGATCGAACCGCTGCCCTTTCACGGGATGGCCGGCTACCCTTACGGTCCGGAACTTCGTTACCCGGACGAATCCGGTCTAAGAGCGTACCGAAGCGCCTATAATACGCGCTGGGTCTCCCAGGAGAATTTCAGAGAAGCCCTGCGGCGGCACGGCCCTGGCCGCTGA
- a CDS encoding inosine monophosphate cyclohydrolase, producing MNDSGIPARNFARHISSNSYPGRGLVIGRSAVDDAWFLLYWIMGRSESSRNRRFAIEGPVLHTEPVDPERLVAPELIIYPAMIELPGTYIVANGDQSRTIYDALRGGGTFEAALATREREPDAPNYTPRISGMLDLNGPPAVSLSVLRANPLDPAHTDRLTYRPDPPPPGRGLCLTTYMGDGDPLPGFSGDPLLMPLEGVAEEVMGTYWDALDEENRVAIALKSVTRDGSSELIAINRF from the coding sequence ATGAACGACTCCGGAATCCCGGCACGGAACTTCGCGCGGCATATCTCCTCGAACAGCTATCCGGGGCGGGGGCTGGTCATCGGCCGGTCGGCCGTCGACGACGCCTGGTTCCTGCTCTACTGGATCATGGGCCGCAGCGAAAGCAGCCGGAACCGGCGGTTCGCGATCGAAGGGCCGGTGCTACACACAGAACCGGTCGATCCCGAGAGGCTGGTCGCGCCGGAACTGATCATCTATCCGGCCATGATCGAACTGCCGGGGACCTACATCGTCGCCAACGGCGACCAGTCGCGGACGATATACGACGCCCTGCGCGGCGGCGGGACCTTCGAGGCCGCCCTGGCCACCCGGGAACGGGAACCCGACGCGCCGAACTACACGCCCCGCATCAGCGGCATGCTGGACCTGAACGGGCCGCCCGCCGTTTCCCTGAGCGTACTCCGGGCGAATCCGCTCGATCCCGCCCATACCGACCGGCTGACTTACCGGCCGGACCCGCCTCCGCCCGGACGGGGACTGTGCCTGACGACCTACATGGGCGACGGAGATCCGCTGCCGGGGTTTTCGGGCGATCCCCTGCTCATGCCTCTGGAAGGCGTGGCGGAAGAGGTCATGGGGACGTACTGGGACGCTCTCGACGAAGAAAACCGGGTGGCCATCGCCCTGAAAAGCGTGACGCGGGACGGCAGCAGTGAATTGATAGCCATCAACCGGTTCTAG
- a CDS encoding AAA family ATPase → MYVRHLKVRNWRNFPRINVDLQKRQFVVGPNASGKSNLMDVFRFLRDIAKEEGGGLQKAVADRGGMTKIRNLAARRDPDIAIEVRFCDPVNGRETWRYELGLRQQARGNRHTLITYERVSRDKTVILDRPNEEDREDIVRLTQTYLEQITANRAFREIARYFQVITYYHLVPSLLRNADLIGGRTLEGDPYGQDFLDRIAREHDRTRRARLSRIEAVLKAAVPRLEQLEFIRDPETGRPHLQALYAHWRPRAGIQREDQFSDGTLRLIGMLWALLEGDSMLFLEEPELCLHPGIVNRLAALILRMQRNTGRQVLISTHSAALLSDPDIEPEEVLLLKPVHEGSAAEVAGDVTDALLLLDRDVAEERAPRERTLEKDPNQLSLFE, encoded by the coding sequence ATGTATGTGCGCCATCTGAAAGTCAGAAACTGGCGGAACTTCCCGCGGATCAACGTCGATCTGCAAAAGCGGCAGTTCGTCGTCGGCCCCAACGCGTCCGGGAAGTCCAACCTGATGGACGTGTTCCGGTTTCTCCGGGACATCGCCAAGGAAGAGGGCGGGGGACTCCAGAAGGCCGTCGCGGACCGGGGCGGCATGACCAAGATCCGGAATCTCGCCGCGCGCAGGGATCCGGATATCGCCATCGAGGTGCGGTTCTGCGACCCGGTGAACGGGCGGGAAACCTGGCGCTATGAACTCGGACTCAGGCAGCAGGCCAGGGGGAACCGGCACACGCTGATCACCTATGAACGGGTGAGCAGAGACAAGACCGTCATACTCGACCGGCCGAACGAGGAGGACCGGGAAGACATCGTACGGCTTACCCAGACCTACCTGGAACAGATCACCGCCAACCGGGCGTTCCGTGAGATCGCCCGGTACTTTCAGGTCATCACCTACTATCACCTGGTTCCATCGCTGCTCCGCAACGCGGACCTGATCGGCGGCCGGACGCTCGAGGGCGACCCCTACGGGCAGGACTTCCTGGACCGCATCGCCCGGGAACACGACCGGACCCGAAGAGCCCGCCTTTCCCGGATCGAAGCGGTGCTCAAGGCGGCCGTGCCGCGGCTCGAGCAACTCGAGTTCATTCGGGACCCGGAGACCGGACGTCCCCATCTCCAGGCGCTGTACGCCCACTGGCGGCCCAGGGCGGGTATCCAGCGGGAGGACCAGTTCTCCGACGGGACATTACGGCTCATCGGCATGTTGTGGGCGCTGCTCGAAGGGGATTCCATGCTGTTTCTGGAGGAACCCGAGCTCTGCCTGCACCCGGGCATCGTCAATCGGCTCGCTGCCCTGATCCTGCGCATGCAGCGGAACACCGGCCGGCAGGTGTTGATCAGCACGCACAGCGCGGCGCTGTTGTCCGACCCCGATATCGAACCGGAGGAAGTCCTGCTGCTGAAACCCGTCCACGAAGGTTCGGCGGCGGAAGTGGCCGGCGACGTGACGGACGCGCTGCTCCTCCTGGACCGCGACGTCGCCGAGGAACGGGCGCCCCGGGAAAGAACCCTTGAAAAAGACCCCAATCAGTTGAGCCTGTTCGAATGA